One part of the Paenibacillus silvisoli genome encodes these proteins:
- a CDS encoding LytTR family transcriptional regulator DNA-binding domain-containing protein: MKLLLVNEKGFPESVGIHEVLYINQTKKGPEFVTRRGVYRYPLTMEQLCGVFQPLGFEQLDRNAVVNLDNVQRYDDKLRAVYFESETAEDGKLYATVSLTHAAKVRHLIREGEIGDKHEGFMLYKLTPHLGIGII; the protein is encoded by the coding sequence ATGAAGTTGCTGTTGGTCAATGAGAAAGGATTTCCGGAATCGGTTGGCATTCACGAGGTGTTGTACATTAACCAGACGAAGAAAGGGCCGGAGTTCGTCACCAGGCGCGGCGTATACCGGTATCCGCTGACGATGGAGCAGCTATGCGGCGTGTTTCAACCGCTTGGATTCGAACAGCTGGACCGGAACGCCGTCGTCAATCTGGACAACGTGCAGCGGTACGACGACAAGCTTCGGGCGGTATATTTTGAATCGGAAACTGCCGAGGATGGCAAGCTTTATGCGACCGTCTCGTTGACGCACGCAGCAAAGGTGAGGCATTTGATCCGTGAGGGTGAGATCGGAGATAAACATGAAGGGTTTATGTTATATAAGTTGACACCACATTTAGGAATAGGTATCATTTAA
- a CDS encoding transglutaminase family protein has protein sequence MKLCISHTTEYSYREPVMDSVNEIRLTPFTNEQQSCYQHAISVEPNASLFSYDDYFGNRVHAFSVNKPHRKLTIRTQMTMVTKEAVMPEAGQNGMPPEREWEMLATDNAINRFAEYLLPTEYTGITPEVAAFAELPLLGDRSEEAHGVHSWLAYVAGRIHREFVYDPEATDVTTIAGEMLRRRRGVCQDFAHLMIAACRSRGVPARYVSGYHFVGDLQGGSADFEQASHAWVEAYVPGTGWCGFDPTNNALVGERYVKLGHGRDYKDIVPVKGVYRGTSEAELVVKVDVKKVEE, from the coding sequence ATGAAGCTTTGCATTTCGCACACAACCGAGTACTCATACAGGGAGCCTGTCATGGACAGTGTCAATGAAATCCGGCTGACGCCGTTTACGAATGAACAGCAGTCGTGCTACCAGCATGCTATTTCGGTGGAGCCGAACGCATCGCTGTTCAGTTACGACGATTATTTCGGCAATCGGGTTCATGCCTTCTCGGTCAATAAACCGCACCGGAAGCTGACTATTCGCACGCAGATGACGATGGTCACGAAGGAGGCCGTAATGCCGGAGGCAGGTCAGAACGGCATGCCGCCGGAGCGGGAGTGGGAAATGCTGGCGACGGATAACGCGATAAATCGGTTCGCCGAGTATTTGCTGCCGACGGAATATACCGGCATTACGCCGGAGGTGGCCGCTTTTGCCGAGCTGCCGCTTCTTGGCGACCGAAGCGAGGAGGCGCACGGCGTCCACAGCTGGCTCGCATATGTCGCGGGCCGGATTCACCGGGAATTCGTATACGATCCGGAGGCGACGGACGTGACCACGATCGCGGGCGAAATGCTGCGCAGGCGGCGCGGCGTCTGCCAAGATTTTGCCCATCTGATGATTGCCGCTTGCAGGTCTCGCGGCGTGCCCGCCCGGTATGTGAGCGGGTATCATTTTGTCGGCGATTTGCAGGGAGGCAGCGCGGACTTCGAGCAGGCATCGCATGCTTGGGTGGAAGCGTATGTGCCGGGAACGGGCTGGTGCGGGTTCGACCCGACTAACAACGCGCTCGTCGGAGAGCGTTACGTGAAGCTGGGCCACGGCAGGGACTATAAGGACATCGTTCCGGTCAAGGGCGTCTATCGGGGGACGAGCGAGGCGGAGCTGGTTGTTAAAGTGGATGTGAAGAAGGTGGAGGAATAG
- a CDS encoding NAD(P)H-dependent oxidoreductase, with product MNHLIIVAHPNPGSFNHAIAETVTRALQAKGHEVTVRDLYALKFEAVLSMGDFQALRSGDIPSDIRAEQELITKADVMTWIYPIWWTGLPAIMKGYVDRVFAYGYAYQYGKDGSIEKLLTGKKGFVVNTHGTPTDIYEGIGMLGALRSTLDTGIFDFCGIETAGHLFFGSVPQVDDEARKGMLKQVEDEVGRLF from the coding sequence ATGAACCATCTCATCATAGTTGCGCATCCTAATCCCGGCAGCTTCAACCATGCCATAGCAGAGACGGTGACTCGTGCGTTGCAAGCGAAGGGGCATGAAGTCACCGTCCGCGACTTGTACGCGCTCAAATTCGAGGCCGTCTTGTCCATGGGCGATTTTCAGGCGCTTCGCAGCGGCGACATCCCTTCCGACATTCGCGCCGAGCAGGAGTTGATCACGAAGGCGGATGTGATGACGTGGATCTATCCGATTTGGTGGACAGGCCTTCCGGCTATTATGAAAGGCTATGTGGACCGCGTGTTTGCCTACGGCTACGCCTATCAATACGGCAAAGACGGAAGCATCGAGAAGCTGCTGACCGGCAAGAAAGGCTTTGTCGTCAATACGCACGGCACGCCGACTGATATTTACGAGGGGATCGGCATGCTTGGCGCGCTGCGCAGCACGCTGGATACCGGCATCTTCGATTTCTGCGGCATCGAAACCGCCGGCCATCTCTTCTTCGGCAGCGTCCCGCAGGTGGACGACGAGGCGCGCAAGGGGATGCTGAAGCAAGTGGAGGATGAAGTGGGGCGGCTGTTTTAG
- a CDS encoding alpha-E domain-containing protein — MNMLNRNAEALFWIGRYMERAENHARLIDVHYHLQSDDMHALPGGEPGEKAQTLCKWGRIVDALGSRAAYEQQYGTYTEQDVVLYVTLDRDNANSLVTCVNHARDNVRTLREKLPSELWDVTNGFYLWLREKQAGDLTRESPHQFFGRIKEWAALFQGVTQSVMPRENEWHFIECGRYLERTENTLRIMQSAIMSRTVPAAGMDGTSDLYPFLQAVLRSVSGYQTFRRYYADGVSKEAIMEFLILNEVFPRSVSFSLHALDEHLRGIQLQEKQLRTAHDRMIRQVVKLKAELACLEREDLQLDGEGQVTGRLLQASGQLGGSFAHTFFRMGEVSA; from the coding sequence ATGAACATGCTCAATCGCAATGCGGAGGCTTTATTTTGGATTGGCAGGTATATGGAGCGGGCGGAAAATCATGCCCGTCTCATTGATGTCCATTATCACCTTCAATCGGACGATATGCATGCGCTGCCAGGAGGAGAGCCTGGAGAGAAGGCGCAGACGTTGTGCAAATGGGGCCGGATTGTCGATGCGCTAGGCAGCCGGGCAGCCTATGAGCAGCAGTATGGCACGTATACGGAGCAGGATGTCGTGCTGTATGTGACGCTCGACCGCGATAACGCCAACTCGCTCGTAACTTGCGTGAACCACGCCCGCGACAATGTCAGAACGCTGCGGGAAAAGCTGCCCAGCGAGCTGTGGGACGTTACGAACGGCTTCTATCTATGGCTTCGAGAGAAACAAGCCGGCGATTTGACCCGCGAGTCGCCGCATCAGTTTTTCGGGCGGATCAAGGAATGGGCGGCGCTCTTCCAAGGCGTGACGCAGTCGGTCATGCCGCGCGAGAACGAGTGGCATTTCATCGAGTGCGGCCGCTATTTGGAGCGGACGGAAAATACGCTTCGCATTATGCAGTCGGCCATAATGTCGAGAACAGTGCCAGCCGCGGGAATGGACGGCACCTCGGATCTTTATCCGTTTCTGCAGGCGGTGCTGCGGTCCGTCAGCGGCTATCAGACCTTCCGGCGGTATTATGCCGACGGCGTTTCCAAGGAAGCGATCATGGAATTTCTTATTCTGAACGAAGTGTTTCCGCGTTCGGTCAGCTTCTCGCTGCATGCGCTTGATGAGCATTTAAGAGGCATTCAGCTGCAGGAGAAGCAGCTGCGAACGGCTCATGACCGGATGATCCGCCAGGTTGTCAAACTGAAGGCGGAGCTGGCTTGTTTGGAGCGGGAAGATTTGCAGCTCGATGGGGAAGGTCAGGTGACCGGTCGATTGCTGCAGGCTTCCGGCCAGCTGGGGGGCTCGTTCGCGCATACCTTTTTTCGTATGGGGGAGGTCAGCGCATGA
- a CDS encoding circularly permuted type 2 ATP-grasp protein: MSMAMKSQFDAYDSKSFYDEMFDSEMSVRSHYEGVYRTFARMKPPELAACHTTIQQRMLEEGITFTLYSQNQNEPLERTIPFDYIPRIIPKHEWESIERGMKQRVKALNAFIRDIYHEQRIVRDGVIPRQMIIGNKYFRPEMAGLHVPQNVYMTASGIDLIKDEKGRYYVLEDNLRTPSGFSYLYKGRSLMSELFSDLYLTSAVADIERSLNVFLSSLRSLAPSGRQNPLIVLLTPGAYNSAYFEHAFLAQQMGIHLVEGRDLVYKDHKIYLRDLRGLRQVDVIYRRLDDDYLDPLSFQADSLLGVPGLMNAYRAGNVAIANAPGTGVADDKAVYAYVPDMIRYYLGEAPILHNVPTYILSRKEDREYALANLEQLVVKETSLSGGYGMLIGPAATAKEIGAFADAIRRDPGRYIAQTTMKLSRAPVMLGGIMQPRHIDLRVFVLNGTQMHVIPGGLTRIALQEGSLVVNSSQGGGVKDTWVLSR; encoded by the coding sequence ATGTCGATGGCGATGAAGTCTCAATTCGATGCTTACGATTCAAAGTCTTTTTACGACGAGATGTTCGATAGCGAAATGTCGGTGCGAAGCCATTATGAAGGCGTATATCGGACATTCGCTCGCATGAAGCCGCCGGAGCTGGCGGCGTGCCATACGACGATCCAGCAGCGGATGCTGGAGGAAGGCATTACGTTTACCCTCTATTCCCAGAATCAAAACGAACCGTTAGAGCGCACCATCCCCTTCGATTATATCCCCCGCATTATTCCGAAGCATGAATGGGAAAGCATTGAACGCGGCATGAAGCAGCGCGTAAAGGCGCTGAATGCCTTCATCCGCGACATTTACCACGAGCAGCGCATCGTGCGCGATGGGGTCATTCCGAGACAGATGATCATCGGCAACAAATATTTTCGGCCGGAGATGGCAGGACTTCACGTCCCTCAAAATGTCTATATGACGGCATCGGGCATTGATCTGATCAAGGACGAGAAGGGCCGTTACTACGTGCTGGAGGATAATCTCCGGACGCCGTCCGGGTTTTCTTACTTGTATAAAGGGAGAAGCTTAATGAGCGAACTGTTCTCCGATCTCTATTTGACGAGCGCGGTGGCGGATATCGAGCGGAGTCTGAACGTTTTCTTAAGCTCTCTTCGCAGCCTGGCTCCATCCGGCCGGCAAAACCCGCTCATTGTCCTTCTGACGCCAGGCGCATATAATTCCGCGTATTTCGAGCATGCTTTTCTGGCTCAGCAGATGGGCATTCATCTTGTTGAAGGGCGCGATTTGGTTTACAAGGATCATAAAATTTATCTCCGCGATCTGCGTGGCCTGCGTCAAGTCGATGTCATCTATCGACGGCTGGATGACGATTATTTGGATCCTCTTTCGTTCCAAGCGGATTCGCTGCTCGGCGTCCCGGGCCTGATGAATGCTTACCGCGCGGGCAATGTCGCCATTGCCAATGCGCCGGGCACCGGCGTGGCGGATGACAAAGCCGTTTATGCTTACGTGCCGGATATGATTCGCTATTATTTGGGCGAGGCGCCGATTCTGCATAATGTGCCTACTTATATCCTGTCGCGCAAGGAAGACAGGGAGTACGCGCTGGCGAATCTGGAGCAGCTGGTCGTGAAGGAGACCTCGCTCTCCGGCGGATACGGCATGCTGATCGGACCTGCGGCCACGGCCAAAGAAATCGGCGCGTTCGCGGACGCCATACGCCGCGATCCGGGCCGCTACATTGCGCAGACGACGATGAAGCTGTCCCGCGCGCCGGTTATGCTTGGCGGCATCATGCAGCCGCGCCATATCGACCTTCGCGTATTCGTGCTGAACGGTACGCAGATGCATGTCATCCCCGGCGGCTTAACCCGCATCGCGCTGCAGGAAGGGTCGCTGGTCGTGAACTCCTCGCAGGGCGGCGGCGTCAAGGACACCTGGGTGCTCAGCCGTTAA